In Ostrea edulis chromosome 4, xbOstEdul1.1, whole genome shotgun sequence, a single window of DNA contains:
- the LOC125668780 gene encoding brain protein I3-like isoform X1, whose translation MCTSTTVYYGFLIHQYKMENPNKEAPPAYQEVAGQQAGGGYGAVPQAAPYQTGYPPAGAYNQGYDPSKENRGYNQPAYPASGQPGYQQQYGVVVQQQPATQVVLVGGCPACRMGVLEEDYTCLGVLCAILFFPLGILCCLAMRQRRCPNCGAVFD comes from the exons ATGTGTACTAGCACAACAGTGTATTATGGCTTTTTG atacatcaatacaaaatggagaatCCGAACAAGGAAGCACCTCCTGCCTATCAGGAAGTAGCAGGTCAACAAGCAG GTGGAGGTTATGGAGCTGTTCCCCAAGCAGCCCCTTATCAGACAGGGTACCCCCCAGCTGGGGCCTACAATCAGGGGTATGACCCCTCCAAAGAGAACAGGGGCTACAACCAGCCAGCGTACCCAGCTAGTGGGCAGCCTGGGTACCAGCAACAGTATGGAGTTGTAGTACAACAACAACCAGCAACACAAGTTGTGCTTGTCGGAGGCTGTCCAGCATGCCGG ATGGGGGTGCTGGAGGAAGACTACACCTGCCTAGGCGTACTGTGTGCTATTCTGTTTTTCCCCCTCGGAATCCTGTGTTGTCTGGCCATGAGACAAAGGCGGTGCCCAAACTGTGGGGCAGTGTTTGATTAA
- the LOC125668780 gene encoding brain protein I3-like isoform X2: MENPNKEAPPAYQEVAGQQAGGGYGAVPQAAPYQTGYPPAGAYNQGYDPSKENRGYNQPAYPASGQPGYQQQYGVVVQQQPATQVVLVGGCPACRMGVLEEDYTCLGVLCAILFFPLGILCCLAMRQRRCPNCGAVFD, translated from the exons atggagaatCCGAACAAGGAAGCACCTCCTGCCTATCAGGAAGTAGCAGGTCAACAAGCAG GTGGAGGTTATGGAGCTGTTCCCCAAGCAGCCCCTTATCAGACAGGGTACCCCCCAGCTGGGGCCTACAATCAGGGGTATGACCCCTCCAAAGAGAACAGGGGCTACAACCAGCCAGCGTACCCAGCTAGTGGGCAGCCTGGGTACCAGCAACAGTATGGAGTTGTAGTACAACAACAACCAGCAACACAAGTTGTGCTTGTCGGAGGCTGTCCAGCATGCCGG ATGGGGGTGCTGGAGGAAGACTACACCTGCCTAGGCGTACTGTGTGCTATTCTGTTTTTCCCCCTCGGAATCCTGTGTTGTCTGGCCATGAGACAAAGGCGGTGCCCAAACTGTGGGGCAGTGTTTGATTAA